The proteins below are encoded in one region of Streptomyces roseirectus:
- a CDS encoding MFS transporter — translation MGSPVPIPATRPDGLRGRLTVPALAFGGILMAVMQTVVVPLLPDLPRLTNSSASAVSWMVTASLLSGAVLTPVLGRAGDMYGKRRVLLLSFAMLSVGSVICALTSDIGILIAARALQGAASAVVPLSISVLRDELPPEKRGSAVALMSSTVGIGAALGLPAAAVVVQYFNWHVMFWVTGALGALGLGLIRWAVPESSLREPGRFDVTGALGLAAGLVCLLLAVSQGGQWGWGSGRIVGLFAAAGVVLALWWWQQGRTERPLVDLRLVTSARVGLPHVAALLTGFAFYANSLVTAQLVQAPEATGYGLGLSLVETGLCLLPGGVIMLLLSPVSARISAARGARVTLALGAVVIALGYAVRIADSHSLVMIMVGAAVVATGTTFAYSALPSLILGAVPAGQTASANGVNVLMRTIGQAVSSAAVAAVLVRHTTPVGGLPVPTLHGYLVAFGVAGAVALAASAVALTIPRDGATGEGARGMRAAREGRAGRRVRAGREGLKEGA, via the coding sequence ATGGGGTCGCCCGTCCCGATACCCGCCACCAGGCCCGACGGCCTCCGCGGCCGGCTCACCGTCCCGGCCCTCGCCTTCGGCGGCATCCTCATGGCCGTCATGCAGACGGTCGTCGTGCCCCTCCTGCCCGACCTGCCCCGGCTGACGAACTCCTCCGCCTCCGCCGTCTCCTGGATGGTCACCGCCTCCCTCCTCTCCGGCGCCGTCCTCACCCCCGTCCTCGGCCGCGCCGGCGACATGTACGGCAAACGGCGCGTGCTGCTGCTGTCCTTCGCGATGCTCTCCGTCGGCTCGGTGATCTGCGCGCTCACCTCCGACATCGGCATCCTCATCGCCGCCCGCGCGCTCCAGGGTGCCGCCTCCGCCGTCGTCCCGCTCTCCATCAGCGTCCTGCGCGACGAACTCCCGCCGGAGAAACGGGGATCGGCGGTCGCGCTGATGAGTTCCACCGTCGGGATCGGCGCCGCGCTCGGGCTGCCGGCGGCGGCCGTCGTCGTCCAGTACTTCAACTGGCACGTGATGTTCTGGGTGACCGGCGCACTGGGGGCGCTCGGGCTCGGGCTGATCCGGTGGGCGGTGCCGGAGTCGTCGCTGCGCGAGCCCGGACGGTTCGACGTGACCGGCGCGCTCGGGCTCGCCGCCGGGCTCGTGTGCCTGCTGCTCGCGGTGTCGCAGGGCGGGCAGTGGGGGTGGGGGAGCGGGCGGATCGTGGGGCTGTTCGCCGCCGCCGGGGTGGTGCTCGCGCTGTGGTGGTGGCAGCAGGGGCGGACCGAACGGCCGCTGGTGGACCTGCGGCTGGTGACCAGCGCGCGGGTCGGGCTGCCCCATGTGGCCGCGCTGCTCACCGGGTTCGCGTTCTACGCCAACTCCCTCGTGACCGCGCAGCTGGTGCAGGCGCCGGAGGCGACCGGGTACGGGCTCGGGCTGTCCCTCGTCGAGACCGGGCTGTGCCTGCTGCCGGGCGGCGTCATCATGCTGCTGCTCTCGCCGGTGTCCGCCCGGATCTCGGCGGCGCGCGGGGCCCGGGTCACGCTGGCGCTGGGGGCGGTGGTCATCGCGCTGGGGTACGCCGTCCGGATCGCCGACAGCCACTCGCTGGTGATGATCATGGTGGGGGCGGCGGTGGTGGCGACGGGGACGACGTTCGCGTACTCGGCGCTGCCCTCGCTGATCCTGGGGGCCGTGCCCGCCGGGCAGACCGCCTCCGCGAACGGGGTCAACGTGCTGATGCGGACCATCGGGCAGGCGGTGTCCAGCGCGGCGGTCGCGGCGGTGCTGGTGCGCCACACGACGCCGGTGGGCGGGCTGCCGGTGCCCACGCTGCACGGGTACCTGGTGGCGTTCGGCGTCGCGGGGGCGGTGGCTCTCGCGGCGAGTGCGGTGGCGTTGACGATTCCCCGGGACGGGGCGACGGGGGAGGGGGCTCGGGGGATGCGGGCGGCGCGGGAGGGCCGGGCTGGGCGGAGGGTCCGGGCCGGGCGGGAAGGGCTGAAGGAGGGCGCATGA
- a CDS encoding TetR/AcrR family transcriptional regulator: protein MSTAFARRDAETTKAAILKAARHLLARQARADITLKAVAERAGVSAPLVLKYFGNKDALFARVMSFEADTEALLDAPLEELGRHMVRRVVRGQREEGADPVLRIVFAPVQGEHGDELRANFRAQVVDRLTARLSGPDAALRAELALATLLGLGVMNGIARGEAVRATPVEEIVGRYGPMVQALLTP, encoded by the coding sequence ATGAGCACGGCTTTCGCACGGCGGGACGCCGAGACCACCAAGGCGGCGATCCTCAAGGCCGCCCGGCATCTGCTCGCGCGCCAGGCGCGGGCCGACATCACGTTGAAGGCGGTCGCCGAGCGGGCCGGGGTCAGCGCGCCGCTGGTGCTGAAGTACTTCGGCAACAAGGACGCGCTGTTCGCCCGCGTGATGTCCTTCGAGGCCGACACCGAGGCGTTGCTGGACGCGCCGCTGGAGGAGCTGGGGCGGCACATGGTCCGGCGGGTGGTGCGGGGGCAGCGCGAGGAGGGGGCCGATCCCGTCCTGCGGATCGTCTTCGCGCCGGTCCAGGGCGAGCACGGCGACGAACTGCGGGCCAACTTCCGCGCCCAGGTGGTCGACCGTCTCACCGCACGGCTGTCCGGTCCGGACGCGGCCCTGCGCGCGGAACTCGCGCTCGCCACGCTGCTCGGACTCGGGGTGATGAACGGGATCGCCCGGGGCGAGGCGGTGCGGGCCACGCCGGTGGAGGAGATCGTCGGGCGCTACGGGCCGATGGTGCAGGCCCTTCTCACGCCCTAG